From the genome of Longispora fulva:
GAAGGACGCCTACTGGGCCTACTTCCACGCCCGTGCCGGCGGCTCGTGGACCTACAGCGACGAGGGCGCCGGTAGTTACGACCCGGCCCCGGGCAGCGTCGAGGGCTGGGCGTTCGGGGCCGGCCGGCAGCCCGGCATCGCGCCCCCGGCCGCCCCGGCTCCCCCGCCGCCCCCGGCCCCCGCCCCGCCCGCGCCGCAGACCCCGGGCCCGGGCCATCCGGAGCCGGAGAAAACCACGGCACCTGGCCCGCAGTCGGCCGCGCCGTCGGCGGCGACCGGCACGACGCCGGTTCCGGATTCCTCTTCGTTACGAGTGACCGAGGCCCCCACCGAGCCCGGCCGATCCCCGGTCGGGGCGGACCAGCGGCCGGAAGGGGCCACCAGCCTGCCCTGGCAGGGGGGTCTGCTTCTCGTGGCCGTGATCGCCGGGCTCGCGCTGTGGCAGGTCAAGCGGCGCCGTGCCGCCTAGGCTGCACCCGGGCGCGTGGTGGGTGTGGGCGCTGGCCCTCGGTACCGCCGCGAGCCGGACCACGAACCCGTGGCTGGGGGGCCTCGCCCTGGCGGTCGCGGGGTACGTGGTCGCCGCCCGGCGCTCGGCCGAGCCGTGGGCCGACTCGTACAAGGTGTTCCTCCGGTTCGGGCTGGTCGCGATCGCCTTCCGGCTCGGGTTCCACGCCCTCCTCGGCGGGTACGGCGGCACGCACGTCCTCGTCACCCTGCCCCGGATCCCGCTGCCCGACTGGGCGCACGGCATCCGCCTGGGCGGCCCGGTGACCGCCGAGGGCCTCGTCGCGTCGTTCTACGACGGGCTCCGGCTCGCCGTGCTCCTCGGCTGCATCGGGGCCGCGAATGCGCTGGCCAACCCGAAACGCCTGCTCCGCAGCCTGCCGGCCGCACTGTACGAGGTGAGCGTCGCCGTGGTCGTCGGCCTGACGGTCGCCCCGCAACTGGTCGCCAGCGTCCGGCAGGTCAGGCGGGCCCGGGCGCTGCGCGGGGACACGAAGCGCCGGGCGCGCGCGATCCTGGTCCCCGTCGTCACCGACGCCCTCGACCGGGCGCTGGCCCTGGCCGCGGCGATGGATTCCCGGGGCTACGGCCGGCGCGGCCCGGCACACCGGTTGACCGGCGCGTTGGTGCTGGTCGGTCTGCTCGGCGCGTGCCTCGGCCTGTACGCGCTCCTCGACGGCCGCAGCCCGGTCCTGGTCAGCGGCCCGATCCTGGCCCTCGGGCTGGCCCTCGCGGTCGGCGGGCTGGTGCTGGGCGGCCGACGGGTGACCCGCAGCCGGTACCGGCCGGACCGGTGGGGGTGGCGCGAGTGTGCCGTCGTCCTCAGTGGACTCCTGGCCGTGGCGGGTGTCTACCTCTTCCCCGCGGACCTCACCCCCGCCGTCGTGCCGCTGGCCGTGCCGGGGCTGCCGGCGTTACCCGCGCTCGGGGTGCTGTGCGCCCTGGCGCCCGCGTGGATCCGGAGTACCCGATGATCGAATTCGACGGTGTGAGCGTGACCTACCCGGACGCGCCAGGGCCGACACTGTGCGACGTGCGGCTGCACGTGCCCGAGGGCGAGTTGTGCCTGCTCGCCGGGCGGACCGGTTCGGGAAAGTCCACGCTGCTCAAGTGCGTCAACGGCCTCGTCCCGCACTTCACCGGCGGCACGCTGACCGGCACCGTGACCGTCGACGGCCGCGACACCCGCCTGCACCCGCCGCGCGAACTCGCCGACCTCGTCGGCTACGTCGGCCAGGACCCGGTCAGCGGTTTCGTCACCGACAACGTCGAGGACGAACTCGCCTACTCGATGGAGTCCCTCGGCCTGGCCAACCCGGTGATGCGCAAGCGGGTCGAGGAGACCATCGACCTGCTCGGCCTCGCCGACCTGCGGCACCGGCCGCTCGCCCAGCTGTCCGGCGGGCAGCAGCAGCGGGTCGCGATCGGGGCCGCGCTGACCGCCCACCCGCGGATCCTGGTGCTCGACGAGCCGACGTCGGCCCTCGACCCGGGCGCCGCCGAGGAGGTACTCGCGGCGCTGCACCGCCTCGTGCACGACCTCGGCGTGACCGTCCTGCTGGCCGAGCACCGCCTGGAACGGGTCGTGCAGTACGCCGACCGGGTCGTGCTGCTGCCGTCCGGGCTGGCCGGGACGCCCGGGGAGGTGCTGGCCGGCTCGGAGGTCGCGCCGCCGGTGGTCCGGCTGGGCGATGTCCTCGGCTGGGAGTCGCATCCCGTGTCGATCCGCGACGCCCGCCGGCTGGCGCGCGGAGCGGCCCTGCCCGCCGCCGGTGCCGCCAACTCCCCGGGCCCCGGTTCCGCTCAACCGCTCCTCACCGTGCGCGGCGCGGCCCTGCGCTACGGCTCCACCACCGCCCTGGCCGGCGTCGACCTCGCCGTCGCCCGGGGCGAGCGCCTGGCCGTCATGGGCCGCAACGGCGCCGGCAAGTCCAGCCTGCTCTGGGGGATCCAGGGCACCGGCGACCTCGACGCCGGCACGGTCACCGTCGACGGCGAACACCCCCGCGCGCTCCGGGCCGCCCACCGCCGCCGCCTCGCAGGCCTGGTCCCCCAGCAGCCCACCGACCTGCTGTATCTGGAGACCGTCGCCGCCGAGTGCGCCCAGGCCGACCTCGAGTCCGGGGCCCGGGCCGGAACCTGCCGCGCCATCCTCGACCGGCTCGCCCCGGGCCTGCGCGACGCGCTGCACCCCCGGGACGCCTCGGAAGGTCAACGACTTTCCCTGGTACTGGCCATCGCCCTCACCGCCAGCCCCGCCCTGCTCCTCCTCGACGAGCCGACCCGGGGCCTCGACCATCCGGGCAAGGCGGCCCTCGCGGCCCTTCTGGCCGACCTGTCCGCGCGGGGGCACGCCGTCATCGTGACAACCCACGACGTGGAGTTCGTCGCCGAGTACGCCACCCGGGTCGTCGTCCTCGCCGACGGCGAGGTCGTGGCGGACGGGCCGACGGCGGAGGTCGTGACGGCGTCCCCGGTGTTCGCCCCCCAGGTGTCGAAGATCCTGCCGGGTTACCTGACGGTCGAGGCCGTGGCGCGGGCCCTCGGCGAGGTCCGGCCGTGACCAGGCCACCGGGGGCCGCGCCGGATCTGCCGGCGCCACCGGTGTCCGGAGCCCCCGGCAGGGGCGGCGCCACCAGGCTCGTTCACCTACGGACCCGCTCCGTCCTCACCATCACCCTGGCCAGCCTCTTCGGCCTGGGTGCGGTCGGCTGGCCGCTGTTCATCAGCCCGCGCTCCACCCTCGCGCACGGCGTCGACGCCCCCTGGGTGTTCGCACTGATGCTGCCGCTGATCCTCGCGGTCGTCCTCGCCGAGATCAGCGAGGGCGGGATGGACGCGAAGGCCGTGGCCCTCCTCGGCGTGCTCTCCGCCGCCGGCGCGGCCCTGCGGCCCTTCGGTGCGGGCACCGCAGGGATCGAGACGGTGTTCTTCCTGCTCGTCCTGGGCGGCCGGGTGTTCGGGCCCGGCTTCGGCTTCGTGCTCGGCAGTACCACCCTGTTCACGTCCGCGCTGCTCACCGCGGGGGTCGGGCCGTGGCTGCCGTACCAGATGCTGGGTGCGGCCTGGTTCGGCCTCGGCGCGGGTCTCCTGCCCCGGCTGCGCGGCAGGCTCGAACCGGTCCTGCTCGCCGGCTACGCCGCGGTCGCCAGCCTCGGCTACGGCCTGGTGATGAACCTGTCGTTCTGGCCGTTCGGCACGGGCTCGGGCCTGAGCAGCATCGCGTACGTCCCGGGCGCCCCGGTCGGCGACAACCTGGTCCGCCTGGTCGGCTACATGCTGGCGACGTCCCTGGGCTGGGACGTGGGCCGCGCGCTCACCACGAGCGTCCTGGTCCTGGTCACGGCCCCGGTCATGCTCCGCACCCTGCGCCGCGCGGCCCGCCGCGCCACCTTCCCCATCCGCTGACGCCGGCAGCGCCCGGGCCGGCGGGCGTGGCCGCACCAGGCCGGACGGCGTTGTTCAGCCGCCCGCGACGGACGGCAGCACCTGCACCTCGGCCCCGTCCGGCACCGGCGTCTCCAACCCCGCCGGCTCCCCGTTGACATACACGTTCACATACCGCCGGATCGCACCCTGCTCATCGCGCACCCGCCGCTCCAGCAGCGGAAACTCCCGCCCGAGCGCGTCGAGCACCGCGCGCAGCTCCCCCGGCTCCCCCGCCAGCCGCGAGGCACCGCCCGCGTCGGCGCGCAGCACCCCGGGGAGCAGGATGGTCACGCCCACGACGCGGCCCGGACGACGAGCACGTCGGGGAGGTGCGACGCGACGAGGCCCCAGGTGTCGCCCTCGTCGGCGCTGCCGTAGACCTCGCCGTTGCGGGTGCCGAAGTAGACCCCGGCCGTGGGCGCGTCGTCGCAGCACATCGCGTCGCGCAGCACCGTGCCGTAATGGGCGGTCTCCGGCAGGCCAGCGCCGAGTTCGGACCAGGTCTGGCCCTCGTTCTCGGAGCGGTAGACCCGGGCCCGGTAGCCGACGGGCCAGCGTTTCGCATCGGCCTCCAGCGGGAAGTTGTAGATCACGCCGGGGCGGTGCGGGTGGTTGACCATCGCGAAGCCGAAGTCGCTGGGCAGACCCTCGGCGATGGACTGCCAGGTCGCGCCGGCGTCGTCGGACCGGTACACCCCGTGGTGGTTCTGGGCGAAGAACTGTTCCGGCCGGTCGGGGTGCCGGGACACCTTGTGCACGCACTGGCCGAACTCTGGCCACGGGTCGGGCAGGAAGTACGCCTTGATGCCGGTGTTGCTCGGAGCCCACGACGCGCCGCCGTCCCCGGTGCGGTACACCCCGCCGGTGGACATCGCGACCAGCATCGACGCCGGGTCGGTGGGGTGCGGGAGCACGGTGTGGATGGCCTGGCCGCCGAAGCCGGCGCCCCACTGGGGGCGGTGCGGGTGGTCCCACAGGGCCCGGACCAGCTCGAACGACCGGCCGCCGTCGGCCGACTTGAACAGCGCCGAGGGTTCGGTGCCGGCGAAGACGACGTCGGGTTCGGTGCCGGGGGTGAGCTGCCAGACCCGGCGCAGGGCCTCGCCGGTGTCGGCGGGGAACGCGATCGGCGCGGCGTCGGGTTCCTGCCAGGTCGCGCCGAGGTCGTCGCTGGTGGCCACGCTGGGCCCGAAGTGCGAGCTGTCGACGCCGACGAGCAGCCGGGGGCGGCCGGCCCTGGTGTCGATGGCGACCGAATACACCCCGGTCATGGGGAAGTGCGGGCCGGTGAGCTCCCAGGTGTGCCGGTCATCGCTCGTGGCGAGGAACAGCCCCTTCCCGGTACCGATCGCGAGGAGCACAGTCATCCGTCCAGTATCCGGCCGACTGTGGGGCCCCCGTCCCGTAGATTGAGAAACTTCACTGTCCATGACCTATCCGATCGGGCACGATCGGATAACGGTCCGGGAGTTTTTCCCGTGGGCCGTCGCAAGGGACATTAGGCGTGAGCCATCCATTCGGGACAGTTTCGCAAAGTGCCTGCTAGGCGGTGCTTAAATTTTCGGCCTTAACCATTCCCGTTCACACTGTTCGTGAATGGACTTTAGCGACCCTTAAGGTTCACTTGGGTTCCTCTTCATGCACAAACCTCGATACTTCGTTACATCCACTGGGCCGGCAGGCGGAGCAGACCCTGTCGGTTCGGTGGGATCAACTTTTCGGCAGTGACTTCAGGTACTCGTTGTACCGCACCCATTCGTCATCCTCCCCGCCCGCGGCGGAGCGGTCCGCCGCCCGGTCGAGGCGGCGCTGTTCGCGCTCGTCGGCCCGGATCCACTGGATGACGAGAATGACGAACACGATCGCGCTGGGGATCTCGCCGAAGCTCCACGTGATGCCGGCCCCGAGGTACTGGTCGGCCAGCGGGTCCGTCATCCACGGCGGCCGGACCAGGCTGAACCAGTCGTCGGCGATCAGCGACTGGGCCTGCATCAGGATGACGCCGAAGAACGCGTGGAACACCATCCCGCCGAAGTGGATCAGGATCAGCACGGGGTGCGAGACCTGCCGCCGGCCGGGGTCGATCCCGATGATCACCCAGAAGAAGAGGTACCCGGCGAGGATGAAGTGGGTCAGCATCGCCAGGTGACCGAGGTGGCTCTCCATCAGGGTGGCGAACAGCGAGCTGAAGTACAGCGCGTACAGGCTGACCACGAAGATGATCAGGGCTACGACGGGGTGGGTGAAGAACTTCAGCACCCGGCTGTGCAGGGCCAGCATCAGCCACTCGCGCGGGCCCCGGTCGCCGGCCGAGCGCGGGTCCGTCGCGGTGCCGGCCGGCCCGACCGGGCGCAGCGCGCGGAGCGCGAGGGTCAGGGGCGCGCCGAGCACCAACAGGATCGGGATCAGCATCGACAGGATCATGTGCTGCATCATGTGCGCGCTGAACAGCACGTACGCGTACCTGGCCAGGCCGAGGTTGGTGATCGCGCCGAGGAGGAGCAGGCCGCCGACCCAGGACAGGGTGCGGCCGAGCGGCCAGCGGACCCCGTTGCGGTGCAGCCGCCACACGCCGGCGAGGTAGAAGCCGATCCCGGCGAGCACCAGGGTCAGGAAGAACAGGTCCGGCAGGAACCCGCCGAACATCGACCCCAGGTCCGGGGCCGGCGGCATCGGGAAGCCGAGCAGGTCGGTGACCCGGTCGGGGTCCGCCGGGTTGGTGGGCACCGGGGTGGGCGTGCGCGACAGGCCGACCGCCAGGCCGAAGACCGCGGCCATCAGCAGCAGCTCGCCCGCCGCCAGTCGACGGAACAGGCCCGGCCGGTCGGCCAGCCGGCGCAGGACGTGGGTGCGGTGCGCGACGCCGCAGGCCCCGAGGAGCACCAGCCCGGCGACCTTGGCGAGCACCAGGCGGCCGTAGGAGCTGCCGAACACCTCTGCCCAGCTGCCGAGCCGGACTGCGGCGTTCGCGACCCCGGAGAAGACAACCAGAACAAAACACCCAAGAGCCATCCGACTGTACCGGCCGGCGGCCACCAGCAGCGCCGGCGTCCGCCGCACCGCGAGCAGCGCCGCGAGCCCGCCCAGCCACAGCACGGCCCCGCCGACGTGCAGCGCCATGCTGGTGACGGCGACCTGGTGGTTGCCGGCCCCGGCCGCGTGCCCGGTGAACGCCGGCGGCAGCGCCGTGACCAGCGCGAGGACCGCGAGCAGCGCCGCACCGGTCCGGGACAGCACCACCCGGCAGCCGACGAACAGCACGAGCGCGAGCACGACCTGCAACAGGTACGCCTTGCCCATCACCACCGTGGTCCAGAAGCTCCACAGCATCGTCGCGCTGAGCTCGTCGGCGGGCCGGCCGAGCAGGTTGGCGACGGTGAGCACGCTGAGCAGCACGGCGGCGACCGCCCAGGCCAGGGCCAGCCAGCCGGCCCGGCGGAGCAGCGGATAACCCTCGGGTCCGACCGTGGGCCCCTTGCCAGGGGTGAGGAACGCCGCGGCGACCGCGTACCCGACGGTGACCGCGCCGAGGACGTCGAGGAGCACCCGGGTCACCGGCAACCCGTAGGTCACCAGGTCACCGGGATCCGGCAGGCCGGGGACGGGGGAGCCCAGGGCGCCGCCCAGGTTCAGCACCCAGAGAAGAACCAGGACCGCGACGGCGCCGAAAGCGCCGACGAAGCCGATACTGCGCAATCGGCGACTTCCGCCTTTCAGCAAAGGGCGCTTCAAGTCGTCAGTCGTCTGCAACGTCACGCGCTTACTTTGCCCCTCTTCTTCCCGAGGACCAGACCCAGGGCCAGGACTGCGAGAAGTGCGCCACCCCCGGCGGCCCACCAGAGCCAGGCGGGCGCCGCGAAGTCGGACTCCGTGGACTTCTTCCCCGGCTTCGGGCCCTCGCTGGGCTCCTGGTCGCCCGGGATCGCCGCGGTGAAGCCGAACGCGCCCGTGACCGGGTGCCCGTCGGCGGACACGACCCGCCACGCGACCTTGTAGTCGCCGGACTTCAGCGGGTGCACCGGCTGGGACACGGTGTTGTCGGTGACGCTGAGGTCCCCGACGCTGTAGGACACGTTGCCCGGACCGTTGACGACCACGGTGCTGAACCGGCCGTCGACCCCCTCGTTGAACCGCAGGCTGACCTCGGTGATCTGCTGCTTGACGATCGCTCCGTCGGTGGGCGAACTGCCCTCCAACGTGCTGTGCGCGGCGGCCGGAGCCGCGGTGGCCAGCAACCCCGTGAACGCTAGTGCGACGACAACCAGCGCACGCTTCATGATCTTGAAACCTTCCGTAACGATGGGCGCTCCGGCTCTCGGCGAAGACCCGCCCTGAATTGGTAGTCGGCTACGCGTCGTCCACAGTTCCACTGGTGTCCCCCGTCACACGATCCTCCTTAGGGGTAAATCTCCGGGAGCGTCCCCGATTCGCTCAGGGGATTTCTCCGGCACGCTGTGGGCATGACGAAGCTCAGGAACGTGGCCGTGGGCGTGATCGCCCTGCTCAGTGTCGGCGCACTGGCCGCATGCGGGCTGGACGACTTGACCGAGAACCGCGAGGAGAACGCGTACGAGGTGACCGACGCCGTCACCAAGCTGGACATCCAGGCCCAGGCCGGCGCGGTCACGGTCCGGGCCGGCACCGGTCCGATCAAGGTCAAGGAGATCCTCCGGTACAACGGCTCGAAGCCCAAGGCCACCCACGTCGTCGCCGACGGCACGCTCCGGCTCGTCGACGGCGGCTGCTCCGGCATCCGCAACTGCGGGGTGGAGTACGAGGTGACGGTACCCGCCACCCTGGGCGTGACGGTCAAGACCAGCGCCGGCGCGGTGGACGCCTCCGGGCTGAGCGGCGAGGTGAGCCTGGAGACGAACGCCGGCAGCGTCGAGGCGCTGACCATGGGCACCAAGAAGCTGAGGATCCGCAGCGACGCCGGCCGGATCCGCGCGGAGTTCACGGTCGTGCCCGACGACGTGGACGTGCAGACCAGCGCCGGCTCGGTGGCGGTGGTGGTGCCGTCCGGCTCGACGTACGCGGTGGACGCGAAGACCAGCGCCGGCAGCCGGGACATCACGGTGCAGACGGATCCCGCGTCCGGGCACAAGATCCGGGCGGAGACGAGCGCCGGGAAGATCGAGGTCCGTAACGGGTGACCCAGGTCTCACGCCAGACACTTGAACGTGTTCAACTCGGGGGTCTACTCTCCTGTTGAACACGTTCAAGTCTGGAGTGTAGCAATGGACCTCACCGTCATCTCGTACATCGCCTACCTGCTGATCAGCATCGGGCTCACCGTCTGGGTCGCCCAGACCCTCAGCAAGGCCGGCAAGATCTTCCTGATCGACGTCTTCAAGGGCAACGCCGAACTCAGCTCGTCGGTGAACCACCTGCTCGTCGTCGGGTTCTACCTGCTCAACCTCGGGTTCGTCGCCCTGTTCATGAAGATGACCGACCAGGTCAACGGCCAACGACAGGTCTTCGAGGCCGTCGCGCTCAAGGTCGGCACCGTGCTGCTCGTGCTCGGCGTCCTGCACCTGTTCAACCTGTACGTGCTGAACAAGTTCCGGCGGCGCAGTGCCATGGACGGCCAGAAGTTCCCGCCGGTGCCGCCGCAGATGATGACCCGGATCGCGCCCCCGCAGCAGCAGTTCCGGCCGCCGATGGCCCCGCCGGCCGCCCCGCAGATGTGATGGACCGCCTCACCGTGCTCTACGACGAGCACTGCTCCTTCTGCCGACTGTGCCGGGACTGGGTCGTGAAGCAGGCCCATCTGGTACCCCTCGAATTCCTCGCCGCCGGGTCAGCCGAGGCCCGGCGGCGGTACCCCGACATCGACCCGGTCGCCACGTTGCGGGACGTCACGGTGGTCGCCGACAACGGGGCCGTGTACTGCGGCCCCAACGCCTGGGTCGTCATCCTCTGGGCGCTGTCGGAACACCGGCCCATGGCATTGAAGCTGGCCCACCCGCGATCCGCGCCCCTGGCCAGGGCCGCCGTCGCCGCGGCCGGCCAGATCAGGCTTGCGGTGCGGACGAATCCGGACCAGTACGGTAGTGACTGTGACGACAAGCAGTGTGGATAGCAAGGGTGCCGCCACCAGGGCCCTGATCCTCGAGACGGCGATGCGGCTCTTCCAGGAGCGCGGCTACGGCAAGACGACGATGCGCGCCATCGCCGAGGCCGCCGGGGTCTCCGTCGGAAACGCCTACTACTACTTCGCGTCCAAGGAACAGCTCATCCAGGGCTTCTACGACCGGCTGCAGGCCGATCACCTGGTCGCCGCACGCCAGGCCCTCGCGGGAGAGACGGACCTGGCGCGGCGGCTCGGGGTGGTGCTGAAGACGTGGCTGGACGTCGCGGAGCCGTACCACCAGTTCGCGGCGCAGTTCTTCGTCACGGCCGCCGACCCGGCCAGCCCGCTCAGCCCGTTCTCCTCGGACTCGAAGGAGGCCAGGGACGCAAGCATCGAGATCCAGGTCGAGGCGGTGTACGGCGCGACGACGAAGATCGACGGGAAGCTGCGCGAGACCATGCCGGAGTTGGCGTGGCTGGGCATGATGGGCCTGGTGCTGTACTGGATCCACGACACCTCGCCCGGCCGCGCGCAGAGCTACAAACTCGTCGACCAGTGCGTGCCGATCCTCAGCAAGGTGGTCAAGCTGAGCCGGTATCCGATCGCCAAGGCGATGATCCGCGAGGTGGCGGAGATCTGTCTGGAGCACGGGATCAGCCCGCGGATCCCGAAGCCGCCGGCCCGGCCGGAGGCTTCGGCGAAGTAGGCCCCGGTACGACCCGATGGCGCGGCGGGCGGCGCGGGTCAGCGCGCCGCCCGCGCCTCAGCGCCGCCCTCCCCGGACGGCCGCCCACACGGGTGCGCGTCAGCGCCAGCCCACGTCGATCCGGGCCCCGGCCCAGTCGAAGAAGTGCACTCTGTCCATGTGCACCCCGATCCCCATCGGCGCCCCCGGCTGCAGGTCCGGCGCGGCCCCCAACCGGACGGCCAGTTCGGCCCGCCGCCGGGTGTGCCGGCCCTCCGGCGTCGTGGCGACCGTCTGCACGTCGGGCCGCTTCCGGAACCGGGCGAGGAATCCGCGGTCCAGCTTCGGCGCGGTGACCGGACCGGTCGGGTCGTCGATGACGACGGCGAAGGCGCCGATGTCCAGGTACGCCAGCGACTCGTGGCCGTGGTGCTCGACGTAGCGGACCCGGCCGCGTAGTTCGTGGCCGCCGGCGACCAGGGCCTCGGCGCGCAGGCCGACGACGATCCGCTCGCCGTGGTAGTGCGCGAGCGCCCGGGCGCGCAGGTCGTCCCATGGCACGTTGAGCTCCTGCTCGCCGATGCGGAGGGCGACCCGGCTGCCGTCGTACACGTGCACGACGGCCTCGAGCAGGTTGATCTTCGGGGTGCCGAGGAGGGCTGCGACGTACATGGTGGCGGGGCGGCCGTACACCTCTGCCGGGGTTCCGACGTCCTGGAGCACCCCGCGCCGCATGATCGCGATCCGGTCCGCGACGGTCAGGGCCTCGGCCTGGTCGTGGGTGACGTACACCGTCGTCGCGCCGAGGTCGCGGACCATCGAGGAGATCTCGGCCCGCAGCTCGGCGCGGAGTCCACTGTCGAGGCTGGACAGCGGCTCGTCCATCAGGAAGAGCCGGGGCCGCCGGACGATGGCCCGGCCCATCGCGACCCGCTGCCGCTGGCCGCCGGACAGCTGGCTCGGCTTGCGGTTGAGCAGCTCGCCGATGCCGAGGGCCGCGGCGACGTCTGCGACCCGTTCGCTCTGCTCCTCGACGGAGACCCCGGCGAGGCGGAGCGGGAAGGCGATGTTGCCGGCGACCGTCAGCTGCGGGTACAGGGCGTAGTCCTGGAAGACCATCGCCACGTGCCGGTCCCTGGGCGGGATGTCCAGCGCGGGCTCGCCGTCGAGCAGGAGTTGGCCCGTGGTGGGGTCCTCCAGCCCGGCGATGATCCGCAACAGGGTGGACTTGCCGCACCCGGACGGACCGAGCAGCACCATGACCTCGCCGTCCCGGACATCGAGACTCACGTTGTCGACAGCTACGGTGCCGTCCGGAAAGGCTTTGGTGATCT
Proteins encoded in this window:
- a CDS encoding CbiQ family ECF transporter T component — its product is MPPRLHPGAWWVWALALGTAASRTTNPWLGGLALAVAGYVVAARRSAEPWADSYKVFLRFGLVAIAFRLGFHALLGGYGGTHVLVTLPRIPLPDWAHGIRLGGPVTAEGLVASFYDGLRLAVLLGCIGAANALANPKRLLRSLPAALYEVSVAVVVGLTVAPQLVASVRQVRRARALRGDTKRRARAILVPVVTDALDRALALAAAMDSRGYGRRGPAHRLTGALVLVGLLGACLGLYALLDGRSPVLVSGPILALGLALAVGGLVLGGRRVTRSRYRPDRWGWRECAVVLSGLLAVAGVYLFPADLTPAVVPLAVPGLPALPALGVLCALAPAWIRSTR
- a CDS encoding ABC transporter ATP-binding protein; translation: MIEFDGVSVTYPDAPGPTLCDVRLHVPEGELCLLAGRTGSGKSTLLKCVNGLVPHFTGGTLTGTVTVDGRDTRLHPPRELADLVGYVGQDPVSGFVTDNVEDELAYSMESLGLANPVMRKRVEETIDLLGLADLRHRPLAQLSGGQQQRVAIGAALTAHPRILVLDEPTSALDPGAAEEVLAALHRLVHDLGVTVLLAEHRLERVVQYADRVVLLPSGLAGTPGEVLAGSEVAPPVVRLGDVLGWESHPVSIRDARRLARGAALPAAGAANSPGPGSAQPLLTVRGAALRYGSTTALAGVDLAVARGERLAVMGRNGAGKSSLLWGIQGTGDLDAGTVTVDGEHPRALRAAHRRRLAGLVPQQPTDLLYLETVAAECAQADLESGARAGTCRAILDRLAPGLRDALHPRDASEGQRLSLVLAIALTASPALLLLDEPTRGLDHPGKAALAALLADLSARGHAVIVTTHDVEFVAEYATRVVVLADGEVVADGPTAEVVTASPVFAPQVSKILPGYLTVEAVARALGEVRP
- a CDS encoding ECF transporter S component, yielding MTRPPGAAPDLPAPPVSGAPGRGGATRLVHLRTRSVLTITLASLFGLGAVGWPLFISPRSTLAHGVDAPWVFALMLPLILAVVLAEISEGGMDAKAVALLGVLSAAGAALRPFGAGTAGIETVFFLLVLGGRVFGPGFGFVLGSTTLFTSALLTAGVGPWLPYQMLGAAWFGLGAGLLPRLRGRLEPVLLAGYAAVASLGYGLVMNLSFWPFGTGSGLSSIAYVPGAPVGDNLVRLVGYMLATSLGWDVGRALTTSVLVLVTAPVMLRTLRRAARRATFPIR
- a CDS encoding MoaD/ThiS family protein, whose translation is MTILLPGVLRADAGGASRLAGEPGELRAVLDALGREFPLLERRVRDEQGAIRRYVNVYVNGEPAGLETPVPDGAEVQVLPSVAGG
- a CDS encoding sialidase family protein gives rise to the protein MTVLLAIGTGKGLFLATSDDRHTWELTGPHFPMTGVYSVAIDTRAGRPRLLVGVDSSHFGPSVATSDDLGATWQEPDAAPIAFPADTGEALRRVWQLTPGTEPDVVFAGTEPSALFKSADGGRSFELVRALWDHPHRPQWGAGFGGQAIHTVLPHPTDPASMLVAMSTGGVYRTGDGGASWAPSNTGIKAYFLPDPWPEFGQCVHKVSRHPDRPEQFFAQNHHGVYRSDDAGATWQSIAEGLPSDFGFAMVNHPHRPGVIYNFPLEADAKRWPVGYRARVYRSENEGQTWSELGAGLPETAHYGTVLRDAMCCDDAPTAGVYFGTRNGEVYGSADEGDTWGLVASHLPDVLVVRAASWA
- a CDS encoding bifunctional copper resistance protein CopD/cytochrome c oxidase assembly protein, producing the protein MRSIGFVGAFGAVAVLVLLWVLNLGGALGSPVPGLPDPGDLVTYGLPVTRVLLDVLGAVTVGYAVAAAFLTPGKGPTVGPEGYPLLRRAGWLALAWAVAAVLLSVLTVANLLGRPADELSATMLWSFWTTVVMGKAYLLQVVLALVLFVGCRVVLSRTGAALLAVLALVTALPPAFTGHAAGAGNHQVAVTSMALHVGGAVLWLGGLAALLAVRRTPALLVAAGRYSRMALGCFVLVVFSGVANAAVRLGSWAEVFGSSYGRLVLAKVAGLVLLGACGVAHRTHVLRRLADRPGLFRRLAAGELLLMAAVFGLAVGLSRTPTPVPTNPADPDRVTDLLGFPMPPAPDLGSMFGGFLPDLFFLTLVLAGIGFYLAGVWRLHRNGVRWPLGRTLSWVGGLLLLGAITNLGLARYAYVLFSAHMMQHMILSMLIPILLVLGAPLTLALRALRPVGPAGTATDPRSAGDRGPREWLMLALHSRVLKFFTHPVVALIIFVVSLYALYFSSLFATLMESHLGHLAMLTHFILAGYLFFWVIIGIDPGRRQVSHPVLILIHFGGMVFHAFFGVILMQAQSLIADDWFSLVRPPWMTDPLADQYLGAGITWSFGEIPSAIVFVILVIQWIRADEREQRRLDRAADRSAAGGEDDEWVRYNEYLKSLPKS
- a CDS encoding copper resistance CopC family protein, translating into MKRALVVVALAFTGLLATAAPAAAHSTLEGSSPTDGAIVKQQITEVSLRFNEGVDGRFSTVVVNGPGNVSYSVGDLSVTDNTVSQPVHPLKSGDYKVAWRVVSADGHPVTGAFGFTAAIPGDQEPSEGPKPGKKSTESDFAAPAWLWWAAGGGALLAVLALGLVLGKKRGKVSA
- a CDS encoding DUF4097 family beta strand repeat-containing protein; this translates as MTKLRNVAVGVIALLSVGALAACGLDDLTENREENAYEVTDAVTKLDIQAQAGAVTVRAGTGPIKVKEILRYNGSKPKATHVVADGTLRLVDGGCSGIRNCGVEYEVTVPATLGVTVKTSAGAVDASGLSGEVSLETNAGSVEALTMGTKKLRIRSDAGRIRAEFTVVPDDVDVQTSAGSVAVVVPSGSTYAVDAKTSAGSRDITVQTDPASGHKIRAETSAGKIEVRNG
- a CDS encoding thiol-disulfide oxidoreductase DCC family protein, whose amino-acid sequence is MDRLTVLYDEHCSFCRLCRDWVVKQAHLVPLEFLAAGSAEARRRYPDIDPVATLRDVTVVADNGAVYCGPNAWVVILWALSEHRPMALKLAHPRSAPLARAAVAAAGQIRLAVRTNPDQYGSDCDDKQCG
- a CDS encoding TetR/AcrR family transcriptional regulator yields the protein MTTSSVDSKGAATRALILETAMRLFQERGYGKTTMRAIAEAAGVSVGNAYYYFASKEQLIQGFYDRLQADHLVAARQALAGETDLARRLGVVLKTWLDVAEPYHQFAAQFFVTAADPASPLSPFSSDSKEARDASIEIQVEAVYGATTKIDGKLRETMPELAWLGMMGLVLYWIHDTSPGRAQSYKLVDQCVPILSKVVKLSRYPIAKAMIREVAEICLEHGISPRIPKPPARPEASAK